The Dehalococcoidales bacterium genomic interval CTTCTGATAAATACGTCTTTGCCAGCAATATTTTTACTAATGCCAGGTTATTATTGAAGGGAATCTGCTCATGTCTGTATGTGGTAAAAAGAGGCTGGCTACATAATTATCCATAAACAGCCGATTTTCCGATAACTCTATGCTGGTCATCGTATCGGCGATTTTCAACATATCCTGGTACATCTCCAGGGAAAGAATTGCTGAATAAGCTCCCATGAGAGAGCCATTGCCGATGAACTGGAATTTATCCCTGGCTATGTCAGGCAGCAGCCCAACTTTTATCGCATTATCAATATCGATATGACTGCCGAATGTGCCAGCTATGATAATATTATCAATTTCACTCATATCAATTCCAATGCTTTCAGCAAGTGTCTGGCAACCTGCATAGATAGCCGCTTTCGAGCGAACGAAATTATCCACGTCTACTTCTGTAAGTACGATGTCTTTTCCGATAGAAGTTTGTTGAGCTTCAACAATGATATACTCAAAACCATCTTCTCCCTGACGGAGGCGCTTGCACGCTGACTCAGAATTGAACTTGCCATTTTGCCCCAGAATGCCAGCGGAAAATAGCGCTGAAATTGCATTTATTAATCCGGAACCGCAAATTCCAGCCGGGCTTTTGTTACCTATCACTTTTATTAAAGGTTGATCAAATGGATTTGGAAGCTCAAATCCTTCGATTGCCCCATTGATTGCCAGCATGCCATATTTAATTCCTCCGCCTTCGAAGGTTGGGCCGGCACTGCAAGCGGCAGTTACCATCCAATCCCGTTTGCCCAGAACTATTTCTCCGTTGGTGCCAATATCGATGTACAGGCTGGTTTGTTCACGATTGTGCATACTACAAGCTGTAACCCCGGCAACAATATCGCCACCGACATAGCTAGCCACCACCGGGATAATGTTTACATAACAATGTTTGCCGAGGTTAATACCCAGGCGGTCAGCTTTAATCAGCGGTAGGCTGTTAACAGCCGGTACATATGGTGAAAGTCTTAACGGTTCCGGATTTATTGCAAGCAGGAGTTGTACCATTATTGTATTGGCAGCAATTACCACCAGGCTAACGTTTTCGTTCTCTATTCCCGCTGAACAGGT includes:
- a CDS encoding ASKHA domain-containing protein, whose translation is MTGKPSVQYNIRFLPDNIIVKGSSGESILKTALKAGIHLSTTCGGSGTCGSCRIIVREGQLDSAYSDTIPEDEFKSGVRLACQSYISGDVTVEVVPNTINPEEPAASRTFYLPESLPAINPLVCKLVIKLPVPTPEDNSPDLKRLKYSLKNLGYNNICIDYDALKTIPEVVRDQNWEVTATIIRSSPAPLLSRLESGDTSADNYGIVFDIGTTAVRGRLIALENGKILAEETTYNRQRDYGDDVISRIAYCHRPGGIEALQRLTTDTLNKLIENMTCSAGIENENVSLVVIAANTIMVQLLLAINPEPLRLSPYVPAVNSLPLIKADRLGINLGKHCYVNIIPVVASYVGGDIVAGVTACSMHNREQTSLYIDIGTNGEIVLGKRDWMVTAACSAGPTFEGGGIKYGMLAINGAIEGFELPNPFDQPLIKVIGNKSPAGICGSGLINAISALFSAGILGQNGKFNSESACKRLRQGEDGFEYIIVEAQQTSIGKDIVLTEVDVDNFVRSKAAIYAGCQTLAESIGIDMSEIDNIIIAGTFGSHIDIDNAIKVGLLPDIARDKFQFIGNGSLMGAYSAILSLEMYQDMLKIADTMTSIELSENRLFMDNYVASLFLPHTDMSRFPSIITWH